TTCAGCATGGGCAGTAACGTCATGCAGCATCTCGGTGAGGTTGTGGCTGCGCGCAATGATCTTATTGTCAACAACAATCACCGCGCCCACCGGAATTTCCCCTTTCCCATAAGCCGCTTCGGCTTCCTGCAGCGCCTTCCGCATAAAATACTCATCTGTAAAAGGGTTTTCCATGAGCGTAAATGTAGCATTTTTTGTTCAGTTGTCCGGGCATGTGCAAGCACCATTGCGGCAGTACCGATTCCGCATATGCTTGTCTGGGGAACCTAATTGGAAGTGGTACTGTCCGCTTTATCATCTAAAAACCGTAAATTTGTGCTTATTCCCAATTATGGCAAACGGTTTACTAGCGTCTATCGATACCCCTGAAGACCTTCGCAAACTCGGCGAGGATCAACTGCCGCTGCTTGCGCAGGAGCTTCGTGATTTCATCATAGACATCGTCTCCCGTAATGAAGGGCATCTCGGCGCCAGTCTGGGCGTAATAGAACTGACCATCGCGCTGCATTATGTATTCAACACACCCGATGACTCGCTTATTTGGGATGTCGGGCATCAGGCTTACGGCCATAAAATACTGACGGGGCGTAGGGAGGCCTTTGGGAGTAACCGCAGGCTTGGCGGCATTTCAGGGTTTCCTAAACGCAGTGAGAGCATCTTCGACAGTTTTGGCACAGGCCATTCATCGACGGCAATATCCGCTGCACTGGGTATGGCCCTGGCAGCGAACCTGAACGGCGATACCGAAAAACAACACATTGCGGTTGTCGGGGATGCCTCGATTGCAAGCGGCATGGCTTTCGAAGGACTCAATCATGCAGGCGTGACCGATGCCAATATTTTAGTCATCCTGAACGACAATGCCATCGGGATTGACCCAAGCGTGGGTGCACTCAAACAGTACCTGACTGCAGTCAAAGAGGGCCGCAACCATAAGGGAAACAACATGATCAAATCGCTAAATTTTGATTATACCGGTCCTGTCGATGGCCATAATGTCCGGGCGCTCGTGGCTGAACTCCGCCGACTGCAATGCATCAAAGGACCGAAATTCCTTCATGTGATTACCACCAAGGGTAAGGGCATGCCGCTTGCCGAAGAAAACCAGGTGAAATATCATGCGCCGGGAAAATTCGACAAGTTTACGGGAAAAATCCTTCCGAATGAAGAAGCGGGGCTGCCTCCGAAATTTCAGGATGTGTTCGGGTTAACGGTGCTGGACCTTGCACGGAAAAACGAAAAAATTGTAGGGATTACGCCCGCCATGCCTTCCGGCAGTTCCATGAAATACATGATGGACCTATTTCCCGATCGCGCGATTGATGTAGGTATTGCCGAACAACACGCCGTGACGCTGGCCGGGGGCATGGCGACGCAGGGCATGGTTGTTTTCTGCAATATTTATTCGACCTTCATGCAGCGCGCCTACGACCAACTGATCCATGATGTGGCGTTGCAAGACCTTCCCGTAATCTTCTGCCTCGACCGCGCGGGCCTGGTAGGCGAAGACGGCGCAACACACCACGGCATATTTGATATTGCCTACCTGAGGTGCATCCCTAATATGATCATCTATGCGCCCTTAAACGAGCTGGCGCTGCAAAACATCCTCTACACCGCGCAACTTGGGCTTGACCATCCGATTGCGATACGCTACCCACGCGGCCGCGGCACTATGGCCCAATGGCAGCAGGATCATGCGGGACGCTATGAAGCCATTGAAGTCGGCAAAGCCTATTGTCTCAGGGAAGGGCGTTCAGTAGCGGTGCTGTCTGCGGGCAGCATCGGCGAAAATGTCCGCGCGGCCCTTGCCGTTGTGGAAGATCCGGAACGCTTTGGCTGGTATGATTTCGGATTCATCAAGCCGATGGACGAAACGATGCTGCACCACATTTTCGAAAAATATGAACGCATCATTACGGTCGAAGAAGGTGTTGTACGCGGTGGCTTTGGCAGCGCAGTCGCGGAATTCGCCGTCATGCACCGATACCACAATACTATAGAGCTGCTGGGGGTTCCCGATGCGTTTATTGAGCAGGGCACCGTAGCCGAATTGCACACGCTGTGCGGGATCGATGTACCGGGGATTGTAGAGGCGTTACGTAAAGCTGCGATTTAGGGACAACCGCGGCACGATGCCATCTCCTCACATACAGATTTCCCAGCGAGCCAATCACGATATCGATATCGTAAAAATCGCATTTAAAAGGCGCCCTTTTTCATCCTATTTTCCGATTTTTGCACGCGATAAAAAACGATCGCGACATGAAACCTTTCCGATTTTTACTATGGCTTTACGTTTTCAGTATGGGCGCATCCGCGCAGACCAAAGACACCATCATTACCATCCAGAAACAAATCGTCATCAAGGTACCGGACTCGTTATCGCCGTGGCAGCGCAAAAATACGATTGGGTTTGACCTGAGCGAGATTGCGTTCGTGAACTGGAGCGCCGGTGGGACGAGCTCTGTGTCGGGTCTGCTCAAGGGCAATTTCACACGGATTTATACGAAAGGCAATTTTAAATGGGGTAATGAAATGATCCTGCGCTATGGCGTCAACAAGCAGGATGGCATTGAACTGCGGAAGACAGACGATGCGTTCCAATTTACCTCAACGGCGGGCTATCGCAGGGATTCGGTGTCAAACTGGTACCACTCGGCGAAGTTCAGCTTCAATACCCAGTTTACCAATGGATACAATTACCCCAATACAGAGGTTGCCATCTCGAAACCGCTGGCACCGGCATACACCTTCCTGGGGGTGGGCGCGGAATATTCGAACAAGGAAAAGAAAATCAACTTATACATCTCGCCGCTGACTTTGAAAAACACGATGGTACTGGACCAACGGCTCGCGGATCAGGGCGCTTTTGGCGTGGAAAAAGCGGTTTACGATGCAGTGAGCGGCGAACTGATCAGGCGTGGCAGGCAGATGAAGACAGAACTGGGCTTCCTGTTTACGAGCCATTTCAAGCGCGAAATTTTCAGGAATATCACCTTCGAGCACCGACTCAATTTGTATTCGGACTATATCAATAAATTCGGGAATATCGACGTAGACTGGCAGGCACAGCTTGATTTGGTCGTGAACCAGTATGTGAAGGCCAACATCGGTTTTAACCTGATTTATGACGATGACATCAAGGCAAAGGAGGAACAGGACGGCGGGCAAATTACCGTCGGGCCGAAAGTGCAGCTGAAACAGGTCTTAGGGATTGGCCTGGTGTATAATTTTTAAGTTGGCGACGCTGTCCTACTACACGCGCTTCGTCCCATTGATTGTCTCAAACAACTCCAGGGCATTCCCGTCAGTCAGTAACGAAACAAAGTGGCAGATGTGCAGCAATCTGGCGTAAAGCCCTTCTTTTTCTTCAAGGAATTTTTCGGGCAGCATTTTCAAAATCAGTTTGTCGTAATTGGTGCAGTTGTTGTCAGCTTTATTGTTAAAAGCGGTAATAAATCGGTCGAGCAGCGTCTGGATAATCTGGTACCCAACAAGCTCTTTTTCAATCACTTCGCGGCTTTGGTAGATGTTTTTGATGCTCAGGCTGATGATGTCATCCATCTGGGCCTTGTACTTTGATTTATCTGTCAGGGCCTGATGGAATGCGCCGTCCAGAATGGCTTCCTCATTTTCAACAAACACGTTGACCGCGTCATTGATCAGGCTCCCGATGGCCAGTGCCCGCAGGTAGCTGATGCGGTCTTCCTTTGTTGTAAGCGCATTGTATTTGGCGGCATCGATGTTGTACTTGACGAGTTTAATAAGGTATTCCAAAGCGTAATCTTCCGAAACCAGTCCCAGGTTGATCCCATCTTCAAAATCGATGATGGTGTAGCAGATGTCGTCGGCGGCTTCGACCAGGAACGCCAGCGGATGGCGCTCAAAACCGATATCGCTGCCGGATTTATTTGGGATCAGCCCGAGCTCGTCGGCCACTTCCTTAAAGAAGGCCTTGTCTGACTGGAAGAAGCCGTACTTCTTATCCGAAATGTTCTGCGTGGGCTTCTTCGGCAGGCTTTCCTTTGGATATTTCATAAAGGCACCCAGCGTGGCATAAGAAATCCGCAGGCCGCCCTCAATTCCGGGACGGCTGCCTGTGAGCACGGCAAATCCATTGGCATTGCCTTCAAAATCAACCAGATCCTGCCATTCCTTTGGTGTCAGGTGCTCCTGAAATTTCCGGCCGTTACCGATA
The nucleotide sequence above comes from Flavobacterium magnum. Encoded proteins:
- a CDS encoding deoxyguanosinetriphosphate triphosphohydrolase, which produces MHWEQLLSLKKLGDKGKRLRREERDTRLGFEVDYDRIIFSSAFRSLQDKTQVIPLSKTDFVHTRLTHSLEVSVVGRSLGRLVGKKIIEKYPYLSEVHGFHMNDFGAIVAAASLAHDIGNPPFGHSGEKAIGEYFSIGNGRKFQEHLTPKEWQDLVDFEGNANGFAVLTGSRPGIEGGLRISYATLGAFMKYPKESLPKKPTQNISDKKYGFFQSDKAFFKEVADELGLIPNKSGSDIGFERHPLAFLVEAADDICYTIIDFEDGINLGLVSEDYALEYLIKLVKYNIDAAKYNALTTKEDRISYLRALAIGSLINDAVNVFVENEEAILDGAFHQALTDKSKYKAQMDDIISLSIKNIYQSREVIEKELVGYQIIQTLLDRFITAFNNKADNNCTNYDKLILKMLPEKFLEEKEGLYARLLHICHFVSLLTDGNALELFETINGTKRV
- a CDS encoding 1-deoxy-D-xylulose-5-phosphate synthase, with product MANGLLASIDTPEDLRKLGEDQLPLLAQELRDFIIDIVSRNEGHLGASLGVIELTIALHYVFNTPDDSLIWDVGHQAYGHKILTGRREAFGSNRRLGGISGFPKRSESIFDSFGTGHSSTAISAALGMALAANLNGDTEKQHIAVVGDASIASGMAFEGLNHAGVTDANILVILNDNAIGIDPSVGALKQYLTAVKEGRNHKGNNMIKSLNFDYTGPVDGHNVRALVAELRRLQCIKGPKFLHVITTKGKGMPLAEENQVKYHAPGKFDKFTGKILPNEEAGLPPKFQDVFGLTVLDLARKNEKIVGITPAMPSGSSMKYMMDLFPDRAIDVGIAEQHAVTLAGGMATQGMVVFCNIYSTFMQRAYDQLIHDVALQDLPVIFCLDRAGLVGEDGATHHGIFDIAYLRCIPNMIIYAPLNELALQNILYTAQLGLDHPIAIRYPRGRGTMAQWQQDHAGRYEAIEVGKAYCLREGRSVAVLSAGSIGENVRAALAVVEDPERFGWYDFGFIKPMDETMLHHIFEKYERIITVEEGVVRGGFGSAVAEFAVMHRYHNTIELLGVPDAFIEQGTVAELHTLCGIDVPGIVEALRKAAI
- a CDS encoding DUF3078 domain-containing protein → MKPFRFLLWLYVFSMGASAQTKDTIITIQKQIVIKVPDSLSPWQRKNTIGFDLSEIAFVNWSAGGTSSVSGLLKGNFTRIYTKGNFKWGNEMILRYGVNKQDGIELRKTDDAFQFTSTAGYRRDSVSNWYHSAKFSFNTQFTNGYNYPNTEVAISKPLAPAYTFLGVGAEYSNKEKKINLYISPLTLKNTMVLDQRLADQGAFGVEKAVYDAVSGELIRRGRQMKTELGFLFTSHFKREIFRNITFEHRLNLYSDYINKFGNIDVDWQAQLDLVVNQYVKANIGFNLIYDDDIKAKEEQDGGQITVGPKVQLKQVLGIGLVYNF